One genomic segment of Amycolatopsis sp. WQ 127309 includes these proteins:
- a CDS encoding Pls/PosA family non-ribosomal peptide synthetase, with translation MTVTVEPAESASEITAPLPCVAEVTHAPSTAPVADRALFWSGLGASERTLLDVLAATAERHPNAAAIDDGTTTLTYRRLLEEIDAYGRRLRGYGVGVGDRVGVRISSGTAELYVAILATLSVGAAYVPVDADDPDERAELVFEEAAVAAVATDGKINVHSTPGGREGVPGPADDAWIIFTSGSTGKPKGVAVSHAAAAAFVDAEAELFLTEEPIGPGDRVLAGLSVAFDASCEEMWLAWRHGACLVPAPRALVRTGVDLGPWLVAQSITVVSTVPTLAALWPADALEDVRLLIFGGEACPPELAERVAVEGREVWNTYGPTEATVVACAAQLTGEAPVRIGLPLSGWQLAVVDDDGRPVAMGETGELVIGGVGLARYLDAEKDAEKFAPLPSLGWQRAYRSGDMVRAEAEGLLFLGRLDEQVKLGGRRIELGEVDAALQALPGVQGAAAAIRRTQAGNQVLVGYVVPAPGVTFNQDEAATRLREHLPAALVPLLAVVEDLPTRTSGKVDRNALPWPLSTVDAAGLSPTQAWLAEGWAEILGVSVDDPKADFFTHGGGSLTAAQVVARIRTRHPQVSVADIYSYPKLGALAAMLDALSGQATERRDIAPTKRRAGVIQTLLMVPLMGLAGLRWATLAAALSNVLSLLGFAWAPTLNWAWLVLAWAVLFSPAGRIAIAAGGARVLLSGVRPGTYPRGGSVHLRLWTAEKLAEFSGADSVAGASWMTTYAKALGARIAKDVDLHSPPPVTGFLKLGRGAAVEPEVDLSGHWVDGDRVHIGKVRIGAEARIGARSTLFPGVRIGKGAEIAAGSTVRGAVKAGQHWAGSPAAPVGKDGKDAKDALKWPSSRPPRSHFWAAVYGVTSVLLGFLPGLAALAGVAVLGYAIAGAPTLPAAFTQALIFVPVATAAYFLTYMLFVLAGVRALSIGMVEGYHPVHGRVAWQVWATERLMNMAREGLFPLYASLFTPVWLRLLGAKVGRNVEASTVLALPKMTQIDSGAFLADDTMVATYELGHGWLHVAPARIGKQAFLGNSGMTAPGRSVPKRGLVGVLSSTPLRAKKGSSYLGMPPLPVRRAIGDADTSRTYTPALHLKAARALVELCRIIPVMCGVALSVTVAFGLLQAASVFGFGVALLLAGPALLAAGIVAALTATVMKWLLVGKFREVDHPLWSSFVWRNELADTFVEALAVPWLIGSLGGTPLLAAWLRTMGVKIGRGVWLETYWLPEADLVELGDGATINRGCVVQTHLFHDRIMSMSRVTLDEGATLGPHGIVLPGASIGARTTVGPGSLVTRGDEVPPDSRWLGNPISAWTGK, from the coding sequence ATGACCGTCACCGTAGAACCGGCGGAATCCGCCTCGGAAATCACCGCGCCGCTGCCGTGCGTCGCCGAGGTGACGCACGCGCCGTCGACCGCCCCGGTCGCCGACCGCGCCCTCTTCTGGTCCGGGCTCGGCGCGAGCGAGCGCACGCTGCTCGACGTCCTCGCCGCCACGGCCGAGCGCCACCCCAACGCCGCCGCGATCGACGACGGCACGACCACCCTGACCTACCGCCGGCTCCTCGAAGAGATCGACGCCTACGGCCGCCGCCTGCGCGGGTACGGCGTCGGCGTCGGGGACCGCGTCGGCGTCCGGATCTCCTCCGGCACCGCCGAGCTGTACGTCGCGATCCTCGCCACCCTGTCCGTCGGCGCCGCCTACGTGCCGGTCGACGCGGACGACCCGGACGAGCGCGCCGAGCTGGTCTTCGAAGAAGCCGCGGTGGCCGCGGTCGCCACCGACGGCAAGATCAACGTCCACAGCACGCCTGGTGGCCGCGAGGGTGTCCCCGGCCCGGCCGACGACGCCTGGATCATCTTCACCTCCGGCTCCACCGGCAAGCCCAAGGGCGTCGCGGTCTCGCACGCCGCCGCCGCCGCGTTCGTCGACGCCGAGGCCGAGCTGTTCCTCACCGAGGAGCCGATCGGCCCGGGCGACCGCGTGCTGGCCGGGCTGAGCGTCGCCTTCGACGCCTCGTGCGAAGAGATGTGGCTGGCCTGGCGCCACGGCGCGTGCCTGGTGCCGGCGCCGCGCGCGCTGGTCCGCACCGGCGTCGACCTCGGCCCGTGGCTGGTCGCGCAGAGCATCACCGTCGTCTCCACCGTGCCGACGCTGGCCGCGCTGTGGCCCGCCGACGCGCTCGAAGACGTCCGCCTGCTCATCTTCGGCGGCGAAGCGTGCCCGCCGGAGCTGGCCGAGCGCGTCGCTGTCGAAGGCCGCGAAGTCTGGAACACCTACGGCCCCACCGAAGCCACCGTCGTCGCCTGCGCCGCGCAGCTGACCGGGGAGGCGCCGGTCCGGATCGGCCTGCCGCTGTCGGGCTGGCAGCTGGCCGTGGTCGACGACGACGGCCGGCCGGTCGCCATGGGCGAGACCGGTGAGCTCGTCATCGGGGGAGTCGGCCTGGCCCGCTACCTCGACGCCGAGAAGGACGCCGAGAAGTTCGCGCCGCTGCCGTCGCTGGGCTGGCAGCGCGCCTACCGCTCGGGCGACATGGTCCGCGCCGAAGCCGAAGGCCTGCTGTTCCTCGGCCGGCTCGACGAGCAGGTCAAGCTCGGCGGCCGCCGCATCGAGCTGGGCGAGGTCGACGCCGCGCTGCAGGCCCTGCCGGGTGTGCAGGGCGCGGCCGCCGCGATCCGCCGCACCCAGGCCGGCAACCAGGTCCTCGTGGGGTACGTCGTCCCGGCGCCCGGCGTGACCTTCAACCAGGACGAAGCCGCGACCCGACTGCGCGAGCACCTGCCCGCCGCGCTGGTGCCGCTGCTCGCCGTCGTCGAAGACCTGCCCACCCGCACGTCCGGCAAGGTCGACCGCAACGCCCTCCCGTGGCCGCTGTCCACAGTGGACGCCGCTGGGCTGTCCCCGACGCAGGCGTGGCTCGCCGAAGGCTGGGCCGAGATCCTCGGCGTGTCGGTCGACGACCCCAAGGCCGACTTCTTCACCCACGGCGGTGGCAGCCTGACCGCCGCCCAGGTCGTGGCGCGGATCCGCACGCGGCACCCGCAGGTGTCGGTCGCCGACATCTACTCCTACCCGAAGCTGGGCGCGCTGGCCGCGATGCTGGACGCGCTGAGCGGCCAGGCCACCGAACGCCGGGACATCGCGCCGACGAAGCGCCGTGCCGGGGTGATCCAGACGTTGCTGATGGTCCCGCTGATGGGGCTCGCCGGCCTGCGCTGGGCGACACTCGCCGCCGCGCTGTCGAACGTCCTGTCGCTGCTCGGGTTCGCCTGGGCGCCGACGCTGAACTGGGCGTGGCTCGTGCTGGCCTGGGCCGTGCTGTTCAGCCCGGCCGGCCGCATCGCGATCGCCGCGGGCGGCGCGCGCGTGCTGCTCTCCGGCGTGCGGCCCGGCACCTACCCGCGCGGCGGCAGCGTCCACCTGCGCCTGTGGACGGCCGAGAAGCTCGCCGAGTTCAGCGGCGCGGACAGCGTCGCCGGCGCGTCCTGGATGACGACCTACGCCAAGGCCCTCGGCGCGCGCATCGCCAAGGACGTCGACCTGCACTCGCCGCCGCCGGTCACCGGGTTCCTCAAGCTGGGCCGCGGTGCCGCCGTCGAGCCCGAGGTCGACCTGTCCGGCCACTGGGTCGACGGCGACCGCGTGCACATCGGCAAGGTGCGCATCGGCGCGGAGGCCCGGATCGGCGCGCGCAGCACGCTGTTCCCCGGCGTCCGCATCGGCAAGGGCGCGGAGATCGCGGCCGGGTCGACCGTCCGCGGCGCGGTGAAGGCCGGCCAGCACTGGGCCGGCTCGCCCGCCGCCCCCGTCGGCAAGGACGGCAAGGACGCGAAGGACGCGCTGAAGTGGCCGTCGAGCCGCCCGCCGCGGTCGCACTTCTGGGCCGCGGTCTACGGCGTGACCTCGGTGCTGCTCGGTTTCCTGCCGGGCCTGGCCGCGCTCGCGGGCGTGGCGGTGCTGGGTTACGCGATCGCCGGCGCGCCGACGCTGCCGGCCGCGTTCACCCAGGCGCTGATCTTCGTGCCGGTCGCGACCGCCGCGTACTTCCTGACGTACATGCTGTTCGTGCTTGCCGGCGTCCGGGCGCTGAGCATCGGCATGGTCGAGGGTTACCACCCGGTCCACGGCCGCGTCGCGTGGCAGGTCTGGGCCACCGAGCGGCTGATGAACATGGCCCGCGAAGGCCTGTTCCCGTTGTACGCCAGCCTGTTCACGCCGGTCTGGCTGCGGTTGCTCGGCGCCAAGGTCGGGCGCAACGTCGAGGCGTCGACGGTGCTCGCACTGCCGAAGATGACCCAGATCGACAGCGGCGCGTTCCTGGCCGACGACACCATGGTCGCCACCTACGAGCTCGGCCACGGCTGGCTGCACGTCGCCCCGGCCCGGATCGGCAAGCAGGCCTTCCTCGGCAACTCGGGGATGACCGCGCCCGGCCGTTCGGTGCCGAAGCGCGGCCTCGTGGGTGTGCTGTCCTCGACGCCGTTGCGGGCGAAGAAGGGCTCGTCGTACCTCGGCATGCCGCCGCTGCCGGTGCGCCGCGCGATCGGCGACGCCGACACGAGCCGCACCTACACCCCGGCGCTGCACCTCAAGGCGGCCCGCGCGCTGGTCGAGCTGTGCCGGATCATCCCGGTCATGTGCGGGGTCGCGCTGAGCGTCACCGTCGCGTTCGGGCTGCTGCAGGCCGCGTCGGTGTTCGGGTTCGGCGTCGCCCTGCTGCTCGCCGGGCCCGCCCTGCTGGCCGCCGGGATCGTCGCGGCGCTGACCGCGACCGTCATGAAGTGGCTGCTGGTCGGGAAGTTCCGCGAAGTCGACCACCCGCTGTGGAGCTCCTTCGTCTGGCGCAACGAGCTCGCGGACACGTTCGTCGAGGCGCTGGCCGTGCCGTGGCTGATCGGGTCCCTCGGCGGTACTCCGCTGCTGGCGGCCTGGCTGCGCACGATGGGCGTCAAGATCGGCCGCGGCGTGTGGCTGGAGACGTACTGGCTGCCCGAGGCCGACCTCGTCGAGCTCGGTGACGGCGCGACCATCAACCGCGGCTGCGTCGTGCAGACGCACCTGTTCCACGACCGGATCATGAGCATGTCGCGGGTGACCCTCGACGAGGGCGCGACGCTCGGCCCGCACGGCATCGTGCTGCCGGGCGCGAGCATCGGCGCGCGCACCACGGTCGGCCCCGGGTCCCTGGTGACCCGCGGCGACGAGGTGCCGCCCGACTCCCGCTGGCTCGGCAACCCGATCTCCGCCTGGACGGGCAAGTAG
- a CDS encoding helix-turn-helix domain-containing protein, translating to MGELGLTDTNGILALPWVRPERTSAGLGWDRVYLSKQRERPYRAAFGPARSHQLILHLGGPVTVRRGVGTPHERSRRMPAGGLFLQPSHVDLSVELGGELDTLHVYVADDAVQEAAGGNAPVRLAEEFGSDPLLEQLVLSLDGVVRDWEPSARTYADQLGALVAAQLVRHHHAGRVLLPEPARGLSDRQFARVRDRMADQLAEPAPLADLAALAGLSVSQFSRQFKARTGLPPHRFLLRLRVEQAGLLLRTGTEPIAEIAVRCGFSHQEHLTRVLRAQLGTTPAALRRAS from the coding sequence GTGGGCGAACTCGGGCTGACCGACACCAACGGCATCCTCGCGCTGCCCTGGGTCCGCCCGGAACGCACCAGCGCCGGCCTCGGCTGGGACCGCGTCTACCTCTCCAAGCAGCGGGAACGCCCGTACCGCGCCGCGTTCGGGCCCGCGCGCAGCCACCAGCTGATCCTGCACCTCGGCGGGCCGGTGACGGTCCGGCGCGGCGTCGGGACCCCCCACGAGCGGAGCCGGCGGATGCCCGCCGGCGGGCTGTTCCTGCAGCCGTCGCACGTCGACCTGTCCGTCGAGCTGGGCGGGGAGCTCGACACCTTGCACGTCTACGTCGCCGACGACGCCGTCCAGGAAGCGGCCGGCGGGAACGCGCCCGTGCGGCTCGCCGAGGAGTTCGGCAGCGATCCGCTGCTCGAACAGCTCGTGCTGAGCCTCGACGGCGTCGTCCGCGACTGGGAGCCGAGCGCGCGGACCTACGCCGACCAGCTCGGCGCGCTCGTCGCCGCGCAGCTCGTCCGCCACCACCACGCCGGGCGCGTCCTGCTCCCCGAGCCGGCTCGCGGCCTGTCCGACCGGCAGTTCGCGCGGGTGCGCGACCGGATGGCGGACCAGCTGGCCGAGCCGGCGCCGCTGGCCGACCTGGCCGCGCTCGCCGGGCTGAGCGTGAGCCAGTTCTCGCGGCAGTTCAAGGCCCGCACCGGCCTGCCGCCGCACCGGTTCCTGCTGCGGCTGCGCGTCGAGCAGGCCGGGCTGCTGCTGCGCACCGGCACCGAACCGATCGCCGAGATCGCCGTCCGCTGCGGCTTCTCGCACCAGGAGCACCTGACGCGCGTGCTGCGCGCCCAGCTCGGCACCACGCCGGCCGCCCTGCGCCGGGCAAGCTGA
- a CDS encoding M1 family metallopeptidase, giving the protein MISKASAPAPGADTSGDSYLPAHGNGGYRVRHYDLTLDYKVAPNRLSASAVITAEATQALSRVTLDFGEFRITRVLVDGKPAKYLKRVRKLHVKPQKAIAAGSEFTVEVVYVGNPRPVGSRWGDVGWDELTDGALVASQPVGAPSWFPCNDHPSDKATYRVSVTTSSPYLVAVTGELVDRYTSASTTKWVFERHEPTATYLMSVQIGRYDDVDLSGGGWFAHVGAAARRLSVDIGRASGQVEAVHETVPQRAAVPPRLRRPFEHDFGRQGRMMEVLQRLFGPYPFGEYQIVVTDDDLDDPIEAQGMSIFGANHVDGRRTYERLVVHELAHQWFGNSLTVADWRHIWLNEGFATYAEWLWSEESGGESAQSLARTWHTRMKARPADVRVADPGVARMFDERVYKRGALTLHALRAEIGDPAFFAVLKAWTTEHRHGLVTTAAFIATAEEYAGRSLGTFFTRWLDTPALPPLP; this is encoded by the coding sequence GTGATCTCGAAGGCTTCCGCTCCCGCACCCGGCGCGGACACCTCCGGCGACTCCTACCTCCCCGCGCACGGCAACGGCGGTTACCGGGTCCGGCACTACGACCTGACCCTCGACTACAAGGTCGCGCCGAACCGGCTGTCGGCCTCGGCGGTGATCACCGCGGAGGCGACGCAGGCGCTTTCCCGCGTCACCCTCGACTTCGGCGAGTTCCGGATCACCCGCGTGCTGGTCGACGGCAAGCCCGCGAAGTACCTCAAGCGCGTGCGGAAGCTGCACGTCAAGCCGCAGAAGGCGATCGCCGCGGGCAGCGAGTTCACCGTCGAGGTGGTCTACGTCGGCAACCCGCGCCCGGTGGGGAGCCGCTGGGGTGACGTCGGCTGGGACGAGCTGACCGACGGCGCGCTCGTGGCGAGCCAGCCGGTCGGCGCGCCGTCGTGGTTCCCCTGCAACGACCACCCGTCCGACAAGGCGACCTACCGGGTGAGCGTGACGACGTCGTCGCCGTACCTGGTCGCGGTCACCGGCGAGCTGGTCGACCGCTACACCTCGGCCAGCACGACGAAATGGGTCTTCGAACGCCACGAGCCGACGGCGACCTACCTGATGAGCGTGCAGATCGGCCGCTACGACGACGTCGACCTGAGCGGCGGCGGCTGGTTCGCGCACGTGGGCGCGGCCGCGCGCCGGCTGAGCGTCGACATCGGCCGCGCGAGCGGGCAGGTGGAGGCGGTCCACGAGACCGTGCCGCAGCGCGCCGCCGTGCCGCCGCGGCTGCGCCGGCCGTTCGAGCACGACTTCGGCCGGCAGGGCCGGATGATGGAGGTCCTGCAGCGGCTGTTCGGCCCGTACCCGTTCGGCGAGTACCAGATCGTCGTGACCGACGACGACCTCGACGACCCGATCGAGGCGCAGGGCATGTCGATCTTCGGCGCCAACCACGTCGACGGCCGCCGCACGTACGAGCGGCTCGTCGTGCACGAGCTGGCGCACCAGTGGTTCGGCAACAGCCTGACCGTGGCCGACTGGCGCCACATCTGGCTGAACGAGGGTTTCGCGACCTACGCCGAGTGGTTGTGGTCGGAGGAGTCGGGCGGCGAGTCGGCGCAGTCGCTGGCCCGCACGTGGCACACCCGGATGAAGGCCAGGCCGGCCGACGTCCGGGTCGCCGACCCCGGCGTGGCGCGGATGTTCGACGAGCGCGTCTACAAGCGCGGCGCGCTGACGCTGCACGCGCTGCGGGCGGAGATCGGCGACCCGGCGTTCTTCGCGGTGCTGAAGGCGTGGACGACCGAACACCGGCACGGGCTCGTCACGACCGCCGCGTTCATCGCGACGGCGGAGGAGTACGCGGGCCGCTCGCTGGGGACGTTCTTCACGCGCTGGCTCGACACCCCGGCGCTGCCGCCGCTGCCCTGA
- a CDS encoding peptidylprolyl isomerase, with product MSEPGPPYGYPPWQPPAPPKKTSPAAVVLITGSVVVVVVMVLAFLAWGYPGFLRKPEGNADGVWFPTAPSSSQPPATIASPSASVPLPGGRAPLPKRPRPLADPITCAFTPAPGSPAPKPATPPPDGPAPSSGTVGVRLTTSAGAIGLTLDRALAPCTVVNFLSLAKQGFYDGTSCHRLSVTDGLQMLQCGDPAGDGTGGPGYTIKDETFPELTYGRGILAMAKTSEPDSGGSQIFLVFGDTQIPPEYTVFGSIDDAGLAVLDKVAAAGVDTSKPGIGDGSGPPKTPVTFTAITTP from the coding sequence ATGAGCGAGCCGGGGCCGCCCTACGGGTATCCGCCGTGGCAACCGCCGGCGCCGCCGAAGAAGACGTCGCCGGCGGCCGTCGTGCTGATCACCGGCTCGGTCGTCGTGGTCGTCGTGATGGTGCTCGCGTTCCTGGCCTGGGGGTATCCCGGGTTCCTGCGGAAACCGGAGGGCAACGCCGACGGCGTGTGGTTCCCGACGGCGCCGTCGTCGTCGCAACCGCCGGCGACCATCGCCTCGCCGAGCGCGTCGGTGCCGCTGCCCGGTGGTCGTGCGCCGCTGCCGAAACGGCCGCGGCCGCTGGCCGACCCGATCACCTGCGCGTTCACCCCCGCCCCCGGCTCGCCCGCGCCGAAGCCGGCCACGCCGCCGCCGGACGGCCCGGCGCCGTCGTCGGGCACCGTCGGAGTGCGGCTCACGACCAGCGCGGGCGCCATCGGGCTGACGCTCGACCGCGCGCTGGCGCCGTGCACCGTGGTGAACTTCCTGAGCCTGGCGAAACAGGGGTTCTACGACGGCACGTCGTGCCACCGGCTCTCGGTGACGGACGGGCTCCAGATGCTCCAGTGCGGCGACCCGGCCGGCGACGGCACCGGCGGCCCGGGTTACACGATCAAGGACGAGACGTTCCCCGAGCTGACCTACGGCCGCGGCATCCTCGCGATGGCCAAGACGTCCGAACCCGACTCGGGCGGCTCCCAGATCTTCCTGGTCTTCGGCGACACGCAGATCCCGCCGGAGTACACGGTCTTCGGCAGCATCGACGACGCCGGCCTGGCGGTCCTCGACAAGGTGGCCGCCGCCGGCGTCGACACGTCCAAGCCCGGCATCGGCGACGGCAGCGGCCCCCCGAAGACCCCGGTCACCTTCACCGCCATCACCACCCCGTAA
- a CDS encoding FAD-dependent monooxygenase gives MSSQLSYDTDVIVIGSGPAGGSAALLLATYGVPAVLATKYGWMANTPRAHITNQRTMEVFRDLGVEDKALAVGTPPDLMGDTVLCTSLTGPEIGRIASWGTGPSSASEYTAASPCHMIDLPQTYLEPILASEAAARGAKLRLDTEFLDFTQDTDGVTVRFRDRVRGDEFSLRAKYLIGADGARSRVAELAGLPIAGQTGKAGSMNITFTADLAPYVAHRPSVLYWVMRPGAHLGGIGMGLVRMVRPWNEWLLTWGYDIEQAPPEVDVEEATRLVRDLVGDPDLDVEITSTSLWTVNHNYATEYRNGRVFCAGDAVHRHPPSNGLGSNTSVQDAYNLAWKLAMVVRGEAGEGLLDSYTAERAPVGKQIVDRANLSRDQFGPIFAALGIAGDTDSDGITAGLETCLAPTPEGASKRRELEKAIELKHYEFNAHGVEMDQRYVSGAVLPDGVAPAASDRDPELFHRPSTEPGAKLPHAWLVGPHGRRVSTLDVVGGGRWTVLTGLTGTAWGDAAAKVGAELGLDLRTVRVGDPEVRDAYGGWSRLSGIAEDGCLLVRPDGYIAWRSTTSSPTAVPTLLAALRDLLDRP, from the coding sequence ATGAGCAGCCAGCTGAGTTACGACACCGACGTCATAGTGATCGGCAGCGGCCCCGCCGGGGGTTCGGCGGCCCTGCTGCTCGCCACCTACGGCGTCCCCGCGGTGCTCGCCACCAAGTACGGCTGGATGGCCAACACACCCCGCGCGCACATCACCAACCAGCGGACCATGGAGGTCTTCCGCGACCTCGGCGTCGAGGACAAGGCCCTCGCGGTCGGGACGCCGCCGGACCTGATGGGCGACACCGTGCTCTGCACGTCGCTGACCGGGCCGGAGATCGGCCGGATCGCCAGCTGGGGCACCGGGCCCTCGTCGGCGTCGGAGTACACCGCCGCGAGCCCGTGCCACATGATCGACCTGCCGCAGACCTACCTCGAGCCGATCCTGGCGAGCGAAGCCGCCGCGCGCGGCGCGAAACTGCGGCTGGACACCGAGTTCCTCGACTTCACGCAGGACACGGACGGCGTCACGGTCCGCTTCCGCGACCGCGTGCGCGGCGACGAGTTCTCGTTGCGCGCCAAGTACTTGATCGGCGCGGACGGCGCACGCAGCCGCGTCGCCGAGCTGGCCGGCCTGCCGATCGCCGGGCAGACCGGCAAGGCGGGCAGCATGAACATCACGTTCACCGCGGACCTCGCGCCGTACGTGGCCCACCGGCCGAGCGTGCTGTACTGGGTGATGCGGCCGGGCGCGCACCTCGGCGGGATCGGGATGGGCCTGGTCCGGATGGTGCGGCCGTGGAACGAGTGGCTGCTGACCTGGGGTTACGACATCGAGCAGGCGCCGCCCGAGGTCGACGTCGAAGAGGCGACGCGGCTGGTGCGCGACCTCGTCGGCGACCCGGACCTCGACGTCGAGATCACCTCGACGTCGCTGTGGACGGTCAACCACAACTACGCGACGGAGTACCGCAACGGCCGGGTGTTCTGCGCCGGGGACGCCGTGCACCGGCACCCGCCGTCCAACGGGCTCGGGTCGAACACGTCCGTCCAGGACGCGTACAACCTGGCGTGGAAGCTCGCGATGGTCGTGCGCGGCGAAGCGGGCGAAGGCCTGCTGGACAGCTACACCGCCGAGCGCGCGCCGGTCGGCAAGCAGATCGTCGACCGGGCGAACCTCAGCCGCGACCAGTTCGGGCCGATCTTCGCCGCGCTCGGCATCGCCGGCGACACCGACTCCGACGGCATCACCGCGGGCCTCGAAACCTGCCTCGCGCCGACGCCCGAAGGCGCGTCGAAACGGCGTGAGCTGGAGAAGGCGATCGAGCTGAAGCACTACGAGTTCAACGCCCACGGCGTCGAGATGGACCAGCGCTACGTCTCCGGCGCGGTGCTGCCCGACGGCGTCGCTCCGGCGGCATCCGACCGTGATCCCGAGCTGTTCCACCGGCCCAGCACCGAACCGGGCGCGAAACTGCCGCACGCGTGGCTGGTCGGCCCGCACGGCCGCCGGGTGTCCACTTTGGACGTCGTCGGCGGCGGCCGCTGGACGGTGCTGACCGGCCTGACCGGCACCGCGTGGGGCGACGCCGCGGCCAAGGTGGGCGCCGAGCTGGGCCTCGACCTGCGGACGGTGCGCGTCGGCGACCCGGAGGTCCGCGACGCCTACGGCGGCTGGTCCCGCCTCAGCGGCATCGCCGAGGACGGCTGCCTGCTGGTCCGCCCGGACGGCTACATCGCCTGGCGCAGCACAACGTCGTCCCCCACGGCCGTCCCCACCCTCCTGGCCGCCCTCCGAGACCTGCTGGACCGCCCGTAA
- a CDS encoding maleylacetate reductase and hydroxyquinol 1,2-dioxygenase domain-containing protein, translating into MTSFSYAANPVRVVFGSLDDVGAEAGRLGLGRVLLVAGPRYGDRAAAALGPLLAARFEDAAMHTPVDVTERALKVVADHGVDGVVAVGGGSATGLAKAIALRTDLPQLIVPTTYAGSELTSVLGETADGHKTTQRSPKVRPEVVLYDVGLTLSLPVATSAASGINALAHAVEARYAPDADPMTDLLAGEAIRLLTDALPRIVADPSDVDARTAALRGAWLAGSCLDSVSMGLHHKLCHHLGGKFGLPHAETHAVLLPHVMAHLGLDDANDVFELTASLPIPHSLAELGLTEADIADEPEAELLRQALNGTRTTAPPVLAALTKQVVESFAGAPDRVRELLTDLVETLHGYAIRTDLTQEEWEYAIGFLTRTGQISSDTRQEFILLSDTLGVSSVVDVLTNSRTPDTTPSAVLGPFYVEGPPETPQGADLAAGLPGTPLWTDVRITDTHGAPVPEAVVDVWQSNEDGFYDVQLPDLDGPVLRARFRTDADGRLRFWTIVPSAYPIPADGPVGQMLDVVGRHPYRAPHVHFMIAKPGFRTLITQLFVRGGEYLDSDTVFGVKDGLIVDFTEQSGPAPDGREPGLWRRLDFTFRIQPGSTR; encoded by the coding sequence ATGACCTCGTTCAGCTACGCCGCGAACCCCGTGCGGGTGGTCTTCGGCTCCCTCGACGACGTCGGCGCGGAAGCCGGCCGCCTGGGACTCGGGCGCGTCCTGCTCGTCGCCGGCCCGCGTTACGGCGACCGCGCCGCCGCCGCGCTCGGTCCCCTGCTGGCCGCGCGCTTCGAAGACGCGGCGATGCACACCCCGGTCGACGTCACCGAGCGCGCGCTGAAGGTCGTCGCCGACCACGGTGTCGACGGCGTCGTGGCGGTCGGCGGCGGCTCGGCCACCGGGCTGGCCAAGGCGATCGCCCTGCGCACCGACCTGCCGCAGCTGATCGTGCCCACGACGTACGCGGGCTCGGAGCTGACGAGCGTCCTCGGCGAGACCGCCGACGGTCACAAGACCACCCAGCGGTCCCCGAAGGTGCGGCCCGAGGTCGTGCTCTACGACGTCGGCCTGACGCTCTCGCTGCCGGTGGCCACCTCGGCCGCCAGCGGGATCAACGCGCTCGCCCACGCCGTCGAGGCGCGCTACGCCCCGGACGCCGACCCGATGACGGATCTGCTGGCCGGCGAGGCCATCCGGCTGCTCACGGACGCCCTGCCGCGGATCGTGGCCGATCCGTCCGATGTGGACGCGCGGACCGCCGCCCTGCGTGGTGCGTGGCTGGCGGGTTCGTGCCTCGACAGCGTTTCGATGGGCCTGCACCACAAGCTGTGCCACCACCTCGGCGGCAAGTTCGGGCTGCCGCACGCCGAAACCCACGCCGTCCTGCTCCCGCACGTCATGGCGCACCTGGGCCTCGACGACGCGAACGACGTCTTCGAGCTGACCGCGTCCCTGCCGATCCCGCACTCGCTGGCCGAACTGGGGCTCACCGAAGCCGACATCGCCGACGAGCCCGAAGCGGAGCTGCTGCGCCAGGCCCTGAACGGCACCCGCACGACGGCTCCCCCGGTGCTCGCGGCGCTCACGAAGCAGGTCGTCGAGAGCTTCGCGGGCGCGCCGGACCGCGTCCGCGAGCTGCTCACCGACCTCGTCGAGACGCTGCACGGCTACGCGATCCGCACCGACCTCACGCAGGAGGAGTGGGAGTACGCGATCGGGTTCCTGACCCGCACCGGGCAGATCTCCAGCGACACGCGCCAGGAGTTCATCCTGCTGTCGGACACGCTCGGCGTGTCCAGCGTCGTCGACGTCCTGACCAACTCGCGCACGCCGGACACCACGCCGTCGGCCGTGCTGGGCCCGTTCTACGTCGAGGGCCCGCCGGAGACACCGCAGGGCGCCGACCTCGCGGCGGGGCTGCCCGGAACTCCACTGTGGACGGACGTCCGGATCACCGACACCCACGGCGCCCCGGTTCCCGAGGCGGTCGTCGACGTCTGGCAGTCCAATGAGGACGGTTTCTACGACGTCCAGCTGCCCGATCTCGACGGACCCGTGCTGCGCGCCCGCTTCCGCACCGACGCCGACGGCCGGCTGCGGTTCTGGACCATCGTGCCGAGCGCGTACCCGATCCCCGCCGACGGGCCGGTCGGGCAGATGCTCGACGTCGTCGGCCGCCACCCGTACCGGGCGCCGCACGTGCACTTCATGATCGCCAAGCCCGGGTTCCGGACGCTGATCACGCAGCTGTTCGTCCGCGGCGGCGAATACCTGGACTCCGACACCGTGTTCGGCGTCAAGGACGGCCTGATCGTCGACTTCACCGAGCAGTCCGGGCCCGCCCCGGACGGCCGCGAGCCCGGGCTCTGGCGCCGGCTCGACTTCACTTTCCGCATCCAGCCCGGGAGCACGAGATGA